From the Pyrenophora tritici-repentis strain M4 chromosome 5, whole genome shotgun sequence genome, the window CGGGAGCGGGTGagggctcataacctgtcaagcgtcaaggttggggagaatcatcatgtcgtattagagctatcgggaagaggtctatatacgcagtgggaggagagaaggagctaggccgtaaaggtactagcgggtaaataggtggctgcctggttgcccaaagaggagccaagggataagccctatggccgacacGGACGATCTCATCCTTCTGTTCCTGGCTCAGAACCTCGGGTCCCCCACGCCCAATGTCATCCTGAAATAGGACTGGGTCCCATAGATCGAAGCCCCCACTCTCTGCCTTGTCCTCTATCCTCTTCATAAGCTTTGATATACCCGAGCGGTCGCGGTGGAGGGCTGCGGCAATAGCGTGGTGGCTGACATTCCCGAGTAATGCTGCACCAGCTATGAATGCACGCGTTTCTGGAGGGATTTCGGTACGAGAAGTTTTAGAAACTCGAAGAGTACGCGTAAGCTTGTATTTGAAAGGCTTTCTGCGGTTTAAACTCATGTTTCCAGAGTATTGTGGTGGGTATGTTGAGATTATTTTACAGGTTTGGGATGGAAGCCGGCATCTCGGTGTTTGGGTGGGGACACACTAAAAACGAGCTCTTTCGTATATGAGCTCAGCTAGAATGCTACAAACAATAGAAGATACACTCTCTCCTAGTTTTTCTGTCCACAATACCCGCACCCAACCGTGCGACAGTCATGAGCCCGGTCAACCTTCCTTCTGCAGCACTATCAGCCTATGCAGACAGTACTATCTCTGTTAACTGCTCATTGCAAGCACGCTGCTGGTTGCAATTGTCGGCGCGATCCCAACAAAAAGTGAGGGGTCGCATCCGCAACCCCGCATCCCCGCGATCGTCAGAACACTCGAGGGTTGAACAACGACAACCACCTTAAGTTAAAAGACGACAAGTATCAAGAAGCAATTAAATACGTGTCTATGATGTCGACGAGGGAACACAATCTACCGATGCTCAACGCTCGCAGCGGTTGGATCGATTGGTACAACTCCATCGAAGACCTTGCTAAGCGGAACGAGGTTTGGAAGTACTGCGATCCGCTAGGCATCGAGAACCTTGTCTTCACATCAACAAAACCATTAGACTCAGCAAGCAAGGACACTATCCAGAAGTTCCAAAGCTTGCAAAGCATCTTCGACTCTGGGAAGAAGAAATACGACAAAGTATCTGATCGCATCGACTACACTGTCTGTCAAGAGTTCAAGCAACACTACCTTGGCAAACATGACGTGAGGAGCAAGCTTGTCGCACTCTCAGAAAGCATTCAGCCGAACGCGAAAGACCAAAGGCAAGACATCCGAACCGAGTTTGAGAAGCTCAGGAAAGGACCTGGTAACACAAGCCTGGACAAGTGGCTTGGCCGATGGCCCTCACTCGTCAACAGTGCCAAACGGTACACGATCGAGAACCTCAGCGAGCCGCAGATATGCGAAGCTTTCGTTGAAGCGTGCCAATATATTAACCCACCATTTTACAACTACATGAAGTCAAAAGACGCGCAATCCGAAAGCCAAGCGTCTGTCATCAGCCAGACGGCAATGGTTATGAAGAGAGTCTCGGATGCACTTATCACAGCGCTGAACACAATCAGCCCAGAACAAGCAAGCAGTGGTTCTACCATAATGAGCGGTTCAAGTGATGCTAACTCTGACGATGCGGTCGACGAAGTCGATGCTCCCGCGGTACAAAGAGCACAGCACACGATTGACAGGACCCTCAGATCCTTCCGTAGGCTGAAGCCAACACTCTCTAATAATAGGATTACGATAAGCTTCTGCATCAAGCAATTTCGGAGCATGGCACCTCCGAGCGATAAAGTgtgtaacggtttgggccttGCCCAGATCCACTCTAATACGAGTTGGGATAGCTCATGTACGGTCATCTATATATGTAGCTCACCCCACCTCAGATAGTCAATTCAGCGCAGTCCTCCCCCTCTCTCCACACCATTACATAAAGCAGCAAGAGGTCGCGCAGCTCACGCTACGCTTCAGGGCAGAAAGCACGGTCGTGATCCGAAGACGTCAGATGAGGAGGATGGACAGCCACGGCGGAAGCGAGAGGTGATTGGATCGAGCTCGGTCTCTGCGACCCAGCCGAGCTGTCTTCGAGACTGTGTTTGCGGACAAGCACACAAGTACGCTGATTGTTGGTACCTTAACCCTGCAAAGGCTCCGGCCAAATGGAGACCACAAGTTCACGTACAATCGGAAGTAATCACGGCCATCTCAGGAAGCAATCGCCAGCGCGAGAAGATAGAGAAAAGATATTCTCGCAGCAAGATCGCACTGCCTGATTTCTGGAATAGCAACAACGCAGATGATCAGTCTGAGAAGGCGACAAGCCAAGCCAGTTCTGCCACATTGACAGGTACGCGGCAGACTAGGCCTAGGGCTTCCTTTGCCATTTCTAGACATGCGTTAAGTACCACACGAAAACGCGAAAACGATAGCTACTTTCGTCTCGACAACTGCGCGGATACTCACATTTGCAACGACAAGTCGCGCTTTACCCACTACCGTAGCCTGCAGGAGCTACCCCGCCGCCAAGCTCTACCTAAGCCAAGAATGTGAagttggcgcacgggccGAATATTCCTCACTAAAAACGAGCTCCTTCGTACCAGTAACCGATAACCATGCTTTGCCACCCGATCCCGACATTGGGTGATCGCAGCATTCTGTTTGCTGGGAGGCACACATTCTGAAGCCGTTTGCATGCAACAGGACACCCTGCTTCCAGCCGTCAGAACGTAAGCAGAACCCTGTGCTTATGCATCATGATTTAACCACGACGTACTTCTCATGCGGTCACATCAAATCCTATTATAGTGTTGTCGCGGTGTGAAATGTCGAACTACAAAAAGGCCGACCTTCCTGCAGTTGTAGCATGAAGGTATATATAGTGGATAGTCTGACATGAAAACTGCGCATATGCAGAAGGAATTGAAGGATCGAACTGCGTTTCTATTGTATGTTGCTATGAACAATGTATGTAGTAGGAAAGCGGTGATGTGTAGAGCAACGGTCAGGTGTACTACGTGATACGGCAGTGGAGACATGGAACTGTGATATGTACTTCGTAGGTGAAGCTACGGTGAGTTATCTAGTGGGGACTGTAAATAATGCTAGTCCAAAATAGGTATAGGTCCTTCTCTGGGCATAGTCACATAGTTGTACATACTAACACCGTGACAATTCGTCACTCAACTGGCCCGATTCTACACTGTCCTCATTCTCAATCCGTCTAGAGGCGCCACAGCCAATTCATACTATCTCGCCTCAAGATGTATCCCGAATGCGGGCAATGCGACAGACGATTCAGCAGCTGGGCCGCGGCCCGACAGCACATGAACGCAGTCGGCCACGTATTCGAGTGCGACTTTTGCGATCTTGCCTTCTACGACTCGAGAGACCTTGAAGATCACCAGCAGGACGAAGGACACTACGGTCCCAGGTACGAGTGCGAAGCCTGCGATGAGTGGTATGACACATTTGCCCGCATCAAGCAGCACATGAACAGCCACGGCCACTGGCGCAACCACTACTGTAACGATTGCAACAAGGGTTTCGAGAACGAGAACAACCTGCACATTGTGAGTTTGGACCCCTCAGCCACATGCCGTTTCTGATCCCACGTAGCATCTCAACAGCCGTATCCACCGCGGCTCTAACATCACATGTCCCTTCTGCAAACGCGGCTTCGCAACAGCCACAGGTGTAACGCACCACCTCGAAACCGGCTCGTGCTCAAAAGCTCGCCAGCTCAACCGCGACACCATCCTGGCCGAAGTCCGCCGCCGCGACCCGAACCAACTCATCACAAAGAAGCTCCTGACGTACCCCGACTCCGGTTCGAGCATCACGGCTACTTCTGCATCCTACAATTGCGACACGCGCCTCTACGAATGCTACTTGTGCCACAAGGGCTTCAGGGAACTCAAGAGTCTGAACGCTCACGTCAATTCGCCGGTACATAAGGAGAAGGTGTATCACTGCCCGGGCAGGGCATGTGCTAGGGAGTTCCGGGCGCTTGCGGCGCTGTTCAATCATCTTGAGAGCGAAAGCTGTGGTGCGGTGAGGTTCGATGCTGTGCAGAGGAACGTGTGTGGGTTTCTGAGTGGGAAGAGGATGATTGGGTTTCCCTGAATGCCTGTTGTATTGTCGCTCTTGCGCTTCGATAGAGTTTCCATACATTTTAGCGTtttcaagaagaagacgactTCGAGCATGCGCAACGGGTGTTTATTGCTTCGATGTATAATTGTCAGCATCTACGCCTACCTAGGAGTAACGTATTGTATCAGTCATCGGCCAGCCCCAAAACCCACCAAAAAACACGAAAACCGCACCTTCAGATCTCAACAACAGCTTGGTAGAAACATTTGATAATTTAAACATAACCTGTTTTATCAGTGAGCGCCCCACCTCAGTGAGCGCCCCACGAACACCAGCGAAGCGCATGCGCGACACTCAACACGTAATGTCTCAACAACCACAACCTCACAAGCCCTATACTGAAGCTGACGTGCAGCTTGCCCTCTCTGACATTAAATGCGACCAGATTACGAGCCTGCGACGTGCTGAGGCAGTCTACAGCGTTCCTCGTAGGACGATACAACGACGACGCGACGGGAAGCCCTCTAGACGCGACTGCGAGCCCAGATCAAAGCGCCTGACGAAGCTAGAAGAGGAAGTGATTCTGCAGCGTATACTTGACGAGAACCTACGTGGAGTACCGCCCTCAAAGCTACACGTACAAGATATGGCTGATAGACTGCTGCGCGACCGCGGCGGTGAGCCTGTTGGTAAATGCTGGGTTGACAGGTTTATTAAGCGTACACCTGAGCTGCGCACGCGCTGGACTCGTCCATACGATCACCAGCGAGCTCTCTGTGAAGACCCAGCGATCATCGAGCCCTGGTTCACGCTGGTTCAGAACATGAAGGCGAAGTACGGTATTGTGGACGACGACATGTACAACTTTGACGAGTCTGGCTTCCTGATGGGCAAGATATCTTCACAACTTGTTGTGACAGGCATAGAGAAACCTGGGAAAGCGAAGAAGCTTCAGCCTGGTGATCGCGAGTGGACTACGTAAATACAGGGCGTCAGCGCAACAGGGCGTGTTATCCCACCCTTCCTCATCTTTGCCGGCAAGGTTCTTATCTCTAACTGGTTTACTGAGGACCTCCCACGCAACTGGGTTATTCAAGTAAGCCCAACAGGCTGGACGAACAACAATCTAGCGCTCGCCTGGCTTGATCACTTTGATACGCATGCGAGGCCTGTAGGAGCGTATAGGCTGCTGATTATCGACGGCCACGAGAGCCATTGCTCGATAGATTTCCAGGATCGctgcaaggagaagaagattaTTGCCCTCTGTATGCCTCCACACTCGTCGCACCTCCTGCAGCCGCTTGACGTCGCCTGtttctcgccattgaagcgcgcgtacgGTGATCAGATCTCAGCCTTGGCACGCGATCGCATCAACCACATCAGCAAACAGACCTTCTTACCAGCCTTTGAAGTAGCTTTTGAGAAGGCGTTTACAAGAGAGAATGCTTGCGCAGGGTTTCGAGGCGCTGGATTGTCTCCACATGATCCACAGGCTGTGTTATCGAAGCTGGATGTGCAGCTGCGTACGCAAACTCCACCACAGCAAGTCGACGCCGCTTGGGAGGCGAAAACACCACGCAACGCCAAAGAAATGGAGGCGCAATTAACACTGGTTCGAAACAGGATGAAAATCCATCGAGGGTCTCCAGCAAGTTCACTTGATGAGCAGGTGCGGCAGCTGACAAAAGGCGCGCAGCAGATGGCTCATGAGATGGTGTTGATGCGCGCAGAGATAGTGCGCCTTAATACTGCTACTGAAGCAGCAACAAAGCGTAAAAGTCGCAAGAGACGCTACGTACGGGCAGAGGAGACACTAACAGTCGGCGAGGTATTAGACTTAATTGCTGAAAGGGAGGGTGGCAGACGTGAGGAGAGTGAGGAGCCGGCGAAGAGGGTGCGCGCAGGGCGACGCTGCGGCCGTTGCGGTGAGATTGGGCACAACTCTCGCACCTGCAAGGTAGAAATTGAGGATATAAATAATAGTGACGCTTCTGAATAATACTATACTGTTGCAAGAGTACAAAATTTGTGTTGTGGTGCTGAGCTACGTCGCTGCGCGTACGCCTCGCTGGTGTTCGTGGGGCACTCACTGATAAAACAGGTTAACCTTGATGTAATCATCTCCGTTTTGAAGCCGCTAAAGCCCACCTGTTCGCGTATACCAacgcgtttttggtgttaCACTTGCCTCTATCGTCGCTATGCCGCCTACTCGACCCCCTAAACGTCCGCGCAGAGACGCGTTTGCACCAAACAAGCGCGCCAAGGTCGCTGCTCGCAGTATAGAGTCGCAGCCTATCCACATTAATAAGAGCTAACAGCCAGCTCAGCGTCTATCACCGCGCAAAGCCCTGGCGACTGTCGCGTCCCAGGCTACCGAGCCGCCCACCTTCGAATCGCAGTTGCGCGAGAGTCAGCCTAAAGCCGCTATCGTAGCGCTAACCGAGGGCAGCAGCGCCGCGACAGTTGCTATAATTAAGGACGACGAGGACGGCAACGAGGATCGTGTTACGAACCTAAGGAGAGGACACAGTGCAAGATATGAAGGGCAGAAGGATGGAGACCTTGtcggaatcccttctcagacaaaggcgtacaaaggtgtacaaggaccaatgacgtaagcctgccccgcatcccataacgtgtctgtgcgcgtgatgcccataatcgcgtgccgcacaccccaccaatatcgcgacgacggcaaagttgaggctgtgcagccacgtacaataactattatcgcgagattttccggtgtattgatctatagacgtagctctacaactttgtctatctatattttgccggagtattgacggcccggccgcgtcgggtggttgttggtggggagccggtgcagccacctcagccagagtgccaccgccagcaccacccacgcgtcgtttttttggctgttgctttgcagcgggctttgaagccttacgcttgcccgattggggttgttgtatagcctttgcagcgtcgcgatcgcgtcgtttggcgtcaagttcggcagcctttacagccttggcttcatcccgcaccttctttgcctcctcacgcgccgcccgcgctgcctctttgatcttaagttgatagatcctgttgttctcctttgcctctttcaactctatcttatcaagtagctctttctccttctccttctccttcactagctgcctgaagcgggcctctcgaagcttgcacggcgaccaccaaactgcccctgaatggaacgcttttcgctgctgtagatctaggggaggttcgtgccgattgcggggcttctggtgaacgtgtagcgccgcgcgcagtgcgtccttctcgtactcggcgatctctttggcagcctggaggcggaggagtatttctgagaggttgttggccgcaatagagctcggatcgtaggcctgattaatgaggttcgtgatagtagctctactcacgttcactagtggcggcggtgctgttagtgttgactttcggaactttttaagtactacttcgggatctataggagctatcccagtggctttaaatgccttcaacgcgtgcttcttaatgaaagaggagtcccaggcaggcttgaaaagacggtagaagtcatccttcctcacagctaagagaccgtggctcgcctggaggtagtgctgcaagctgagtgagtacgcggctgccagaggtttgaacattaccacatcgagtggctgcagcgtaTGGGTACTATGGGGGGGTAGTATGAGTAACATAATATTGTGGGCGATCGCATagtcaataaactccatagtaacgtgactcccatggccgtcaaggatgagtaagcgtgtgtgattgccggccttctccttcgtatggcgatcaaacacctgttcgagccatgccaggcctacctgatcattggtccaccctgagggacttgaggtaacgtagactggatcgtcaattgcgatatcatcaacccatctggcgtacatgttgcccgaagtagcttcgtatataatcgcgggcggtaacgtactcccatcagcacatatagcagcgataacagtgatccaatctctgttgccgtcctgtatcactttcttaaagcccccagtctcatatttctgcttactaaacactctcttactcctccccgtcactccaataaggaatcccttctcatccatattatatacatcctgcgcccgaatatggtgctgagccattttagtagatagtagatcaaagtacgactcgtacttgtatacagaatcagcccggtggcgattgcggtccaaaccagttgaccaacgtgatataatcgcgtcgggatgacggtgaaagaagcgcgtcacccagctttgggaggtagcccttccggctatagcactagcaaagttctggatcatagtcctcgtcggtggtaagccagcctcagtaagctcgtcaatgtgctctagaagctgtagctcctggtgtgggtgaaggagttgctgattacgtgatttggcttcatttgagccccggatctgttgatggcgtcgcgacaacgtagagcgatcaacaccaaagcggcgcgcaacctcagagtatgtaaatttatctccgggatcacgcgattcaatagcttcaatcgcagcgttgatacaactcatggttgtggagttatgggtggttgaagtggtaagggtggattggtgttgatgttgcggggtgtgcggcacgcgattatgggcatcacgcgcacagacacgttaaAGCTTGGCGGAACGCCACCATGGGACATGTCACGTGTGTCCCAAGGAATCCCACGATGTACCACGATGTCCCACGCATGGGACAGTGTAGGACAACGTAGGACGTATAGGACATAGGACATTCGTTAGTATATAACaataggcaatgagcccttacggttcattgtgttcaactttgaaatctaaggattagtacttgattctcaactccccgtatattacatcgatctaccaatcgtgctatacaccctcgtgtccatcgcatcactctatccccgagaaccaacccaagatcatcttcggacgaccttcacagATCGCGACAAGGGTCTTGATGATCGCTTTGCCGACAACTTTAACGGCATAGATTAGTCGCGTTTACCGCTATATTGCAAGCCTGTAGctacgctggcaaatgggtcggggtgtggttggggttgggttagaaattttgcgaccccaacccagccccaacccatttgtcagcgccaagcttagggttgggttggggttgggttggggtcgcacggaccatgggttagggttgggttatagTAAAAAAATTGCAAGATGTATAATATAGATTTCAATAAAAGAAAAGTTTATATAGTATCACAGTAGATTAACACAGTGTAGCATTAACTAGTTTCATTTATAATATACAGAGGCTTCGCCAGCTAGCATTTAAGCACGTGTATCTAGATATATCTTATAATCTAGAGAAAAGCTAGTAACTCGCGCGCAAAGTAGCGCCTAGCCAATTGAGAATCCTTCTCTTGAATAGTAACCCTCTTTGCGTGAATAGCATTGATGTTGCAGTCTATAAAAGTTATTAAATGAAAAATAGTATAGGGTAGATAGACTATACCCTCAAAATAACCAACTAAGAAAGCTTCTGTAGCTTCCTGAAGAGCTTCGATTGCAGATCGTTGAAAGCGGATATCGGCCTTGTGCACCTGTGCAAATTCGCGCACTACGCGGGAAAAGGGGAGTTTTCGCAAGAGTAGTTCAAAACCTCTCTGGTATCTCTTGATTTCCCGTAATGCGACAGCTAAGCTAAATTAGAAaatagctgtgataaacgacTGTGATAACCTACTGCCGGCCTtaaacttgcgcttcttcttaacAGCTACAGGTGCCTTTCGCGTAGACTTTCCTGCTACTTGACGTCTAGCCTTACTAGCAAGGGCCTTCTGAGCCGGCTTGCCGCCAGTAACTGTCTTGCCATCAGGACCACCCGGCCGGCTTTACCGGTGACCTTAGGCCGTGGTTTTGTCCTTGCCATTGCGTAGTAGAGTAGATGATGAACGTAGGCGACGTATGTGATTAATTACTGTGATAAATGTGGTCGACAATTAAGAAAGTAGTAGGCTGAAAGagttaggtagctggaaagtttgggcgacggcaatttcccgatttccgcactagtaaaggcagcagcgcacggactgcatgacgtaatttgctgtttcacgatcgcatacaaccatttctgttgcaaaatcagtagcgagcatatcatacaaacgtgttaaactgctgtgataaacgccgagctcgcgcatgcgtgcagcccaaaaatgaaggaatcatcgatgtgttgatcat encodes:
- a CDS encoding HHT1, Histones H3 and H4, which produces MARTKPRPKVTVTGGKPAQKALASKARRQVAGKSTRKAPVAVKKKRKFKAGTVALREIKRYQRGFELLLRKLPFSRVVREFAQVHKADIRFQRSAIEALQEATEAFLVGYFEDCNINAIHAKRVTIQEKDSQLARRYFARELLAFL
- a CDS encoding Trichoplein multi-domain protein, whose amino-acid sequence is MSCINAAIEAIESRDPGDKFTYSEVARRFGVDRSTLSRRHQQIRGSNEAKSRNQQLLHPHQELQLLEHIDELTEAGLPPTRTMIQNFASAIAGRATSQSWVTRFFHRHPDAIISRWSTGLDRNRHRADSVYKYESYFDLLSTKMAQHHIRAQDVYNMDEKGFLIGVTGRSKRVFSKQKYETGGFKKVIQDGNRDWITVIAAICADGSTLPPAIIYEATSGNMYARWVDDIAIDDPVYVTSSPSGWTNDQVGLAWLEQVFDRHTKEKAGNHTRLLILDGHGSHVTMEFIDYAIAHNIMLLILPPHSTHTLQPLDVVMFKPLAAAYSLSLQHYLQASHGLLAVRKDDFYRLFKPAWDSSFIKKHALKAFKATGIAPIDPEVVLKKFRKSTLTAPPPLVNVSRATITNLINQAYDPSSIAANNLSEILLRLQAAKEIAEYEKDALRAALHVHQKPRNRHEPPLDLQQRKAFHSGAVWWSPCKLREARFRQLVKEKEKEKELLDKIELKEAKENNRIYQLKIKEAARAAREEAKKVRDEAKAVKAAELDAKRRDRDAAKAIQQPQSGKRKASKPAAKQQPKKRRVGGAGGGTLAEVAAPAPHQQPPDAAGPSIHRKISR